Proteins from one Syntrophaceae bacterium genomic window:
- a CDS encoding 2,3-bisphosphoglycerate-independent phosphoglycerate mutase has translation MDTELIDRLTQPGTTKIVFLIMDGLGGLPAPGGRDTELETAQTPNLDALAREGICGLLDPVSPGITPGSGPAHFALFGYDPVRNNIGRGILEGAGIDYPMTEKDLLIRVNFATVDRNGLVTDRRAGRIDNETNRRVCRKLQEGIRLQSNVPFFFEPVKEHRALLVLRDERLRDEIEETDPQKTGKPPLPPRATTPEANGTEAVLTELAKEARRVLADEEKANMVLLRGYAKYRKFPSLTERFKLNPLAIASYPMYRGIARLLGMAVHPPTETIADEFDALRTSFGSHDFFFVHVKPTDSRGEDGNFDAKVKVIEEVDALLPRILDLKPDVLVVTGDHSTPAALSGHSWHPVPVVLAAKTCRPDRVERFGERDCLLGGLGRLPMMNLMALALAHAGRLEKFGA, from the coding sequence ATGGACACCGAACTGATCGACCGCCTCACACAGCCGGGCACCACAAAAATCGTTTTTCTCATCATGGACGGCCTGGGAGGACTGCCCGCGCCCGGCGGGAGAGATACGGAACTGGAGACGGCGCAGACTCCAAACCTGGACGCTCTGGCCAGGGAGGGCATATGCGGTCTTCTGGACCCCGTCAGCCCCGGGATCACACCCGGCAGCGGACCTGCCCACTTCGCCCTTTTCGGCTACGACCCGGTCAGGAACAATATCGGCCGCGGAATCCTGGAAGGGGCCGGCATCGATTACCCCATGACGGAGAAGGACCTGCTCATCCGGGTCAACTTCGCGACGGTGGATCGGAACGGCCTTGTGACGGACCGCAGGGCGGGCCGGATCGACAATGAGACAAACCGGCGGGTCTGCCGGAAACTCCAGGAAGGCATCCGCCTTCAATCGAACGTGCCGTTCTTCTTTGAACCCGTGAAGGAGCACCGGGCCCTCCTCGTCCTGCGGGACGAAAGGCTTCGGGATGAGATCGAGGAAACGGATCCGCAGAAAACCGGAAAGCCGCCGCTTCCGCCCCGGGCGACCACGCCGGAAGCGAATGGAACCGAAGCGGTCCTCACGGAACTGGCAAAGGAAGCCCGGCGGGTTCTCGCGGACGAGGAGAAGGCAAACATGGTCCTTCTCCGCGGTTACGCGAAATACCGGAAATTCCCGAGCCTCACGGAGCGGTTCAAGCTGAATCCCCTGGCCATCGCCTCCTATCCCATGTACCGGGGAATTGCCCGCCTGCTGGGGATGGCGGTCCATCCGCCGACGGAGACGATCGCCGACGAGTTCGATGCCCTCCGCACCTCCTTCGGAAGCCACGATTTCTTTTTCGTCCACGTCAAGCCCACCGATTCGCGCGGGGAAGACGGCAACTTCGACGCCAAGGTGAAGGTGATCGAAGAGGTGGATGCCCTGCTGCCGCGCATCCTCGATCTCAAGCCGGATGTACTGGTCGTGACGGGAGATCACTCCACACCGGCGGCCCTGAGCGGTCACAGCTGGCATCCCGTACCGGTCGTCCTGGCGGCAAAGACCTGCCGGCCCGACCGGGTGGAGCGCTTCGGAGAGCGGGACTGCCTCCTGGGGGGACTCGGCCGCCTGCCCATGATGAACCTCATGGCCCTCGCCCTGGCACACGCCGGGCGGCTCGAAAAGTTCGGGGCCTGA
- a CDS encoding UDP-glucose 6-dehydrogenase has product MPYNRNILCIGAGYVGGPTMAMIAFQCPDYRVTVVDINPERIAAWNSDELPIYEPGLDEIVRTVRGRNLFFSTDIEKGIRENDIIFVSVNTPTKTFGVGAGMAADLQYWERTARQILQFAETPKIVIEKSTLPVKTAQAMESILHHTGNGVWFEVLSNPEFLAEGSAIRDLQAPDRVLIGSRETESGLRARRILVDIYASWVPRERIITSNIWSSELSKLVSNAFLAQRISSINAISALCEKTEADVEEVARAVGMDSRIGPKFLNASIGFGGSCFKKDILNLVYLCRHYGLDDVAAYWESVVRINEYQQERFLGTMLTAMFNTLAGKRICLFGFAFKANTGDTRESPAIFIARRLMEEKAEVIVTDPQAIKNARMDLSDAVGNVRYVTDPYEAAAGCHAIAVMTEWDLYRKLDYRRIYERMEKPAFLFDGRNILDHHGCFDLGFNVYPLGKPPLKHF; this is encoded by the coding sequence ATGCCTTACAACCGAAACATCCTCTGCATCGGCGCCGGTTACGTGGGCGGCCCCACGATGGCCATGATCGCCTTCCAGTGCCCCGATTACCGCGTTACCGTAGTGGACATCAACCCCGAACGGATCGCCGCCTGGAATTCCGACGAGTTGCCCATCTATGAACCGGGCCTGGATGAAATCGTCCGGACCGTCCGGGGGAGAAACCTCTTCTTCAGCACGGACATCGAAAAAGGGATCCGCGAGAACGACATCATCTTTGTAAGCGTCAATACGCCCACAAAGACCTTCGGCGTCGGCGCAGGCATGGCCGCCGACCTTCAATACTGGGAGCGCACAGCCCGTCAGATCCTGCAGTTTGCCGAAACCCCGAAGATCGTCATCGAGAAAAGCACCCTACCGGTCAAGACGGCCCAGGCCATGGAAAGCATTCTCCACCATACGGGGAATGGAGTCTGGTTCGAGGTCCTGTCGAATCCCGAGTTCCTTGCAGAGGGATCCGCCATCCGCGACCTTCAGGCACCGGACCGCGTTCTCATCGGGTCGCGGGAAACGGAATCAGGCCTGCGGGCGCGCCGGATCCTCGTTGACATTTACGCATCCTGGGTTCCCCGGGAAAGGATCATCACCTCCAACATCTGGAGCAGCGAGCTGTCCAAGCTTGTATCGAACGCGTTCCTTGCCCAGAGAATATCCTCCATCAACGCCATTTCCGCCCTCTGTGAGAAGACAGAGGCCGACGTCGAGGAAGTGGCCCGTGCCGTCGGCATGGACAGCCGGATCGGACCCAAGTTTCTCAATGCAAGCATCGGGTTCGGTGGATCCTGTTTCAAGAAGGACATTCTCAACCTCGTCTACCTGTGCCGCCATTACGGCCTGGACGACGTGGCCGCTTACTGGGAAAGCGTCGTGCGCATCAACGAGTACCAGCAGGAACGCTTCCTGGGGACAATGCTGACGGCCATGTTCAATACACTGGCGGGGAAACGGATCTGCCTGTTCGGTTTCGCTTTCAAGGCCAATACGGGCGACACCCGGGAGAGTCCCGCGATCTTCATCGCCCGGAGATTGATGGAGGAAAAGGCGGAAGTGATCGTTACGGACCCGCAGGCGATCAAAAATGCTCGGATGGATCTGAGCGACGCCGTCGGAAACGTCCGGTACGTCACCGATCCCTATGAAGCGGCGGCGGGATGCCATGCCATCGCCGTCATGACCGAATGGGACCTGTATCGGAAACTGGACTATCGGCGCATCTACGAACGCATGGAGAAACCGGCCTTCCTCTTTGACGGCCGGAACATCCTCGACCATCACGGATGTTTCGATCTTGGCTTCAATGTGTATCCCCTGGGGAAACCTCCTCTCAAACACTTCTGA
- a CDS encoding SDR family oxidoreductase: MTVKKRVLVTGGAGFLGSHLCDSLIAQGEEVICLDNFFTGSKDNIRHLLTQERFELIRHDITNPVYLEVDEIYNLACPASPVHYQYNPIKTIKTNVLGTIHTLGIAKRVRAKILLASTSEVYGDPEEHPQRESYWGRVNPIGIRSCYDEGKRAAECLMMDYHRQNGVRIKIARIFNTYGPRMALNDGRVVSNLILQALRGEDLTIYGDGSQTRSFCYVDDMITGLTRLMNTADDCTGPLNIGNPVEFTILSLAEEVLRLTGSKSRIVHRPLPQDDPVQRKPDIAQARRRLDWTPSVPLEEGLRRTIAYFRGTIEAT, translated from the coding sequence ATGACAGTGAAAAAACGGGTTCTTGTTACCGGCGGCGCCGGTTTTCTCGGCTCCCACCTCTGTGACTCCCTGATTGCGCAAGGCGAGGAAGTCATCTGTCTGGACAATTTCTTCACCGGCAGCAAGGACAACATCCGTCACCTCCTCACCCAAGAGCGGTTTGAACTGATCCGCCACGACATTACCAATCCCGTCTACCTGGAAGTGGACGAGATATACAACCTCGCCTGCCCGGCGTCTCCCGTGCATTACCAGTACAACCCCATCAAGACCATCAAGACGAATGTCCTCGGGACGATTCATACCCTCGGCATTGCGAAGCGCGTCCGGGCAAAGATCCTTCTGGCTTCCACCTCGGAGGTCTACGGCGACCCGGAGGAACACCCCCAGCGGGAGAGCTACTGGGGCCGGGTAAACCCGATCGGCATCCGGAGCTGTTATGACGAGGGAAAGCGGGCCGCCGAGTGTCTGATGATGGATTATCACAGGCAGAACGGGGTCCGGATCAAGATCGCCCGGATTTTCAACACCTATGGCCCGAGAATGGCCCTCAATGACGGCCGGGTGGTGAGCAACCTCATCCTTCAGGCGCTGCGGGGGGAGGATCTGACGATTTACGGCGACGGCTCCCAGACGCGTTCGTTCTGCTACGTCGACGACATGATCACGGGACTGACGCGGCTGATGAATACTGCCGACGACTGCACCGGTCCGCTGAACATCGGGAACCCGGTCGAATTCACGATTCTCTCCCTGGCGGAGGAGGTTCTCCGCCTGACGGGATCCAAATCGAGGATCGTTCATCGTCCCCTGCCCCAGGACGATCCGGTTCAGCGAAAGCCGGACATCGCACAGGCGCGGAGACGCCTGGACTGGACCCCCTCCGTCCCCCTGGAGGAAGGGCTCCGGAGAACCATCGCGTATTTCCGCGGCACAATCGAGGCAACATAG
- the rsmI gene encoding 16S rRNA (cytidine(1402)-2'-O)-methyltransferase, whose amino-acid sequence MRPMPTAKLYIVATPIGNLEDVTLRALRVLKEVRWIAAEDTRRTKKLLNAYGIRTPLVSLYDQTERSRTPSMIRRLQEGQDIAYVADAGTPGISDPGYLLVNGAIEAGIPIVPIPGPTASIAALCVSGLPMNRFLFAGFLPNRPSARRRFLEALQEEEGTLLFYESPVRLQDSLRDMAAVLGNRKAVVARELTKIHEELLRGPLEALLEQLSGRELKGEVVVLVDGRQDTAGDVTDESILRAVEEARRRGLLSSRDLAVEVSRMLGVPKKRAYELIVRASD is encoded by the coding sequence ATGCGGCCCATGCCGACGGCAAAGCTTTACATTGTGGCGACTCCCATCGGGAATCTGGAAGACGTGACCCTGAGGGCGCTTCGGGTGCTGAAAGAAGTGCGCTGGATTGCAGCGGAGGATACGCGCCGGACGAAAAAACTCCTGAACGCTTATGGGATCCGGACGCCTCTGGTCAGCCTTTACGACCAGACGGAACGCAGTCGTACGCCCTCCATGATCCGGCGCCTCCAGGAGGGACAGGATATTGCTTATGTGGCGGACGCCGGCACGCCGGGAATCTCCGACCCCGGCTATCTCCTCGTAAACGGTGCCATCGAGGCAGGCATCCCCATTGTTCCCATTCCCGGGCCGACTGCGTCGATCGCGGCCCTCTGCGTATCCGGACTGCCCATGAACCGGTTCCTGTTTGCCGGGTTTCTCCCCAACCGGCCTTCGGCCCGCCGCCGGTTTCTGGAGGCGCTGCAGGAGGAGGAGGGGACGCTTCTGTTCTATGAGTCCCCGGTTCGCCTGCAGGACTCGCTCCGGGATATGGCGGCCGTCTTGGGAAACAGGAAAGCGGTGGTGGCCAGGGAATTGACGAAAATTCACGAAGAGCTTCTCCGGGGCCCCCTGGAAGCATTGCTGGAGCAGCTCTCCGGGCGGGAGTTGAAGGGAGAGGTGGTCGTACTGGTCGACGGACGGCAGGACACAGCCGGGGACGTGACGGACGAGTCGATTCTCCGGGCCGTTGAAGAAGCCCGGCGCAGGGGACTTCTCTCGAGCCGTGATCTGGCTGTGGAAGTGTCCCGAATGCTGGGAGTGCCGAAGAAAAGAGCGTACGAGCTGATCGTTCGTGCTTCGGATTAG
- a CDS encoding DUF799 family lipoprotein gives MRRTNRILILLAAVIVLAGCSSKVPYTLVEDFSKKSVRLVALPLPIQASKEVDPVGGKILRDKTAEELYFKGYPKLPFAGIDERLAAAGVEIRDGEISARSLGGALGADAILFITMETCGTSYFLNTAKTTAAAQFTLRSARSGEILWQMRAVRSKRTFHVTRKWLEQDVIGIYEPLLRELVSAALATLPDGPDV, from the coding sequence ATGAGACGGACAAACCGGATTCTGATCCTGCTGGCTGCTGTGATCGTGCTGGCCGGATGCAGCTCAAAAGTTCCTTATACGCTCGTTGAAGACTTTTCCAAGAAAAGCGTGCGGCTGGTTGCCTTACCGCTGCCCATTCAGGCCTCGAAAGAGGTCGACCCGGTGGGAGGGAAGATCCTGCGGGACAAAACGGCTGAAGAGCTTTATTTCAAGGGGTATCCAAAACTTCCGTTTGCGGGTATCGATGAGCGGCTGGCTGCAGCGGGAGTGGAGATCCGGGATGGAGAAATATCTGCCCGATCTCTCGGCGGTGCGCTGGGAGCCGATGCGATCCTGTTCATCACCATGGAAACGTGCGGCACCTCCTATTTCCTGAACACGGCCAAGACCACGGCGGCGGCGCAATTTACGCTTCGCAGTGCCCGGAGCGGGGAGATCCTCTGGCAAATGAGAGCAGTGAGGTCGAAACGGACGTTTCATGTGACCCGGAAATGGCTGGAACAGGACGTAATCGGAATTTATGAGCCTCTTCTCCGGGAGCTTGTAAGTGCGGCCCTGGCTACGCTGCCTGACGGGCCGGATGTGTGA